The following coding sequences are from one Lycium ferocissimum isolate CSIRO_LF1 chromosome 3, AGI_CSIRO_Lferr_CH_V1, whole genome shotgun sequence window:
- the LOC132050656 gene encoding probable polygalacturonase isoform X1, whose amino-acid sequence MTDNKFMKGLAVLVLLLGLSHSIEHTEAQFDGQCNFNKPLKPRPHSASVLDFGAVGDGETLNTVAFQNAIFYLKSFADKGGAQLYVPAGKWLTGSIKLTSHLTLFLEKEAVILGSQDYAHWDIVEALPSYGRGIEAPDGRYRSLISGNNLTDVVITGNNGTLDGQGSVWWEQFSAHSLNYTRPHLVEFVRSKDVVVSNLTFLNAPAWNIRPVYCSNVVVQNITVHSPANSPYTYGVVPDSSEHVCIENSNISMGHDAVVLKSGWDEYGISYGKPTSNVHVRGVRLQSFAGAGVALGSEMSGGISNVLVEHVDLHDSLFGIELKTARGRGGYIKDIIVMDVVMKNVQVGIEATGQCDSHPDEKFNSSALPVVSGITFKDIVGTNVSTAGKFIGLSESPFTSICLSNVTFSISSNPSTPWLCSDVSGSSRNVSPEPCPELESSFSSTTSTCFALLRHPSNQVAVS is encoded by the exons ATGACAGATAACAAATTCATGAAGGGTCTA GCAGTGCTAGTTTTGTTATTGGGATTAAGTCACAGTATAGAACATACTGAAGCTCAATTTGACGGACAATGCAATTTCAACAAGCCTCTGAAACCCAGACCTCACAGTGCATCAGTGTTGGACTTTGGTGCTGTGGGTGATGGAGAGACTCTAAATACTGTGGCCTTCCAGAATGCCATTTTCTATCTTAAGTCCTTCGCTGACAAAGGTGGGGCCCAGCTCTATGTTCCAGCTGGCAAGTGGCTGACTGGAAGCATAAAGCTTACCAGTCACCTTACTCTCTTCCTCGAAAAAGAAGCCGTTATTTTGGGATCACAG GATTATGCTCATTGGGATATAGTTGAAGCCTTACCTTCCTATGGACGAGGTATTGAGGCACCAGATGGAAGATATCGCAGCTTGATTTCTGGAAATAATTTAACTGATGTTGTGATAACAG GTAATAATGGAACGCTTGACGGCCAGGGTTCTGTATGGTGGGAGCAATTCAGTGCCCATTCTTTAAATTATACTCGACCACACCTAGTAGAATTTGTTCGCTCCAAAGATGTTGTCGTTTCAAACTTGACTTTCCTGAATGCTCCGGCCTGGAATATTCGCCCGGTATATTGCAG TAATGTTGTGGTTCAGAATATAACAGTTCATTCTCCAGCTAACTCCCCATATACCTATGGGGTAGTCCCAG ATTCTTCGGAGCATGTGTGCATTGAGAACAGCAACATTAGCATGGGTCACGACGCTGTTGTTCTCAAAAGCGGTTGGGATGAGTACGGGATTTCCTATGGgaaacctacctcgaatgtccATGTCCGAGGGGTTAGGCTTCAGTCTTTTGCAGGTGCTGGTGTGGCTTTGGGTAGTGAGATGTCTGGCGGTATCTCTAATGTGCTAGTAGAGCATGTTGACTTGCATGATTCCCTTTTTGGGATTGAGCTGAAGACGGCGAGAGGAAGGGGTGGTTATATCAAAGATATTATCGTTATGGATGtggttatgaaaaatgtgcAAGTGGGAATTGAGGCCACCGGTCAATGTGATTCTCATCCGGACGAGAAATTCAATTCTTCTGCACTTCCCGTTGTTAGTGGTATCACTTTTAAGGACATTGTTGGCACAAATGTTTCCACAGCAGGCAAATTCATTGGATTATCTGAATCTCCATTTACTTCAATATGTCTATCAAATGTCACCTTTTCCATTTCTTCCAACCCTTCTACACCATGGCTATGCTCTGATGTATCCGGTTCGTCTCGAAATGTGTCTCCTGAACCATGTCCCGAGCTCGAGAGCTCATTTTCTAGTACTACCTCAACTTGCTTCGCCCTCTTACGCCACCCTTCCAATCAAGTTGCGGTTTCGTGA
- the LOC132050655 gene encoding kinesin-like protein KIN-14I isoform X1 yields MAADGALSFSVASVVEDVLQQHGNRSRTLDLDARRAEEAATRRYEAAAWLRKVVGFVGAKDLPAEPSEEDFRLGLRSGIILCNVLNKMQPGAVPKVVESPVDSALIPDGAALSAYQYFENVRNFLVAAQELGIPSFEASDLEQGGKSSRVVNCVLGLKDFSEWKKTGGTGVWKFGGNVKSTTSAKQFLRKNSEPFSSSLSRSMSINEKSMNGEMSSSSLSNLVRAILIDKKPEEVPNLVESVLSKVVEEFEQRIASQIQLNKATPKESKVSCGNKFLQKHSSAGTKVDQRNVTIVKEENRIANEELKRRQMIQNTIVDQQQIDIKDLKQTLLTTKAGMQFMQMKFHEEMHNIGMHIHGLAHAASGYHRVLEENRKLYNQVQDLKGSIRVYCRVRPFLPGQSSYISNVDHIDDGSITIGVPSKNGKGRKSFNFNKVFGPSATQGEVFSDTQQLIRSVLDGYNVCIFAYGQTGSGKTFTMSGPKDLTEQSRGVNYRALGDLFLLAEQRKDTFLYDVSVQMIEIYNEQVRDLLVSDGVHKRLEIRSASQGLSVPDASLVRVTSTSDVIDLMNLGQKNRAVSATALNDRSSRSHSCLTVHVQGRDLTSGAILRGCMHLVDLAGSERVDKSEVTGDRLKEAQHINKSLSALGDVISALAQKNAHVPYRNSKLTQLLQDSLGGQAKTLMFVHISPEPDAVGETISTLKFAERVSTVELGAARVNKDTTDVKELKEQIASLKAALARKETESVSMSHKVTSSPCGLQSSPLQSNPQGREMLGDSNIQRRAMEDVGNREVSSNSAFSRQKRQSFDLDELLGNSSPWPPVSSPSENYVEDDNNMSSGEWVDKVMVNKQDHARGFGNLFGCWESEKGNGSDVLYEKYLSDSSKVYQEKSSNLFQMSNHFDITTTEDLDEFDATTSDSSEPDLLWQFNNSKVNTFPSVGNGSKIQRPNTKLRKSPESRNTVHKVGPPLSRQTSGIGQNQRNGRQAMPAEMKRKAGSRK; encoded by the exons ATGGCTGCTGATGGTGCATTGTCTTTCTCCGTGGCGTCTGTGGTGGAAGATGTTCTTCAGCAGCATGGAAACCGGTCAAGAACTCTTGATTTGGATGCCCGTCGAGCAGAGGAAGCAG CAACGAGGAGGTACGAAGCAGCAGCATGGCTGAGAAAGGTGGTGGGATTTGTGGGAGCAAAAGATTTACCAGCTGAGCCTTCTGAGGAAGACTTCAGGCTTGGCTTAAGGAGTGGAATAATTCTTTGCAATGTACTTAACAAAATGCAGCCTGGAGCTGTGCCCAAG GTTGTTGAAAGTCCGGTTGACTCTGCACTTATTCCTGATGGAGCAGCCTTGTCAGCATACCAGTACTTTGAGAATGTCCGTAATTTTTTGGTTGCTGCGCAAGAGTTGGGGATTCCTTCTTTTGAGGCATCTGATTTGGAACAG GGTGGAAAATCATCGAGGGTTGTCAACTGTGTTTTGGGACTTAAGGACTTCAGCGAATGGAAGAAGACAGGTGGAACTGGAGTCTGGAAATTTGGTGGGAATGTAAAATCCACAACATCAGCAAAACAATTTTTGCGCAAAAATTCTGAGCCATTCTCAAGTTCTCTATCAAGAAGTATGTCAATAAATGAGAAATCTATGAATGGTGAAATG TCTAGCTCTTCCTTAAGCAACCTTGTTCGTGCAATTCTGATTGATAAGAAGCCTGAAGAAGTTCCCAAT CTTGTGGAGTCAGTGCTGAGTAAGGTTGTTGAGGAGTTCGAGCAGCGCATTGCAAGCCAAATTCAACTG AACAAAGCAACTCCAAAGGAATCAAAAGTTTCTTGTGGTAACAAATTTCTTCAGAAACATTCTTCGGCCGGTACAAAG GTTGACCAAAGAAATGTAACAATAGTGAAAGAAGAGAATCGCATCGCCAATGAGGAACTTAAAAGAAGACAAATGATACAAAACACAATTGTTGACCAACAACAAATAGACATTAAG GACCTGAAGCAAACTCTTTTGACTACAAAAGCGGGCATGCAGTTCATGCAAATGAAGTTTCATGAGGAAATGCACAATATTG GCATGCACATACATGGCCTAGCACATGCAGCTTCTGGTTATCATAGAGTTCTTGAAGAAAATCGCAAGCTTTACAATCAAGTGCAAGACCTTAAAG GAAGCATAAGAGTATATTGTCGAGTAAGACCTTTTTTGCCCGGGCAATCAAGTTATATCAGTAATGTGGATCATATAGACGACGGTAGCATAACAATAGGTGTTCCATCAAAGAACGGGAAAGGAcgcaaatctttcaatttcaaTAAAGTATTTGGACCCTCCGCAACTCAAG GAGAGGTGTTTTCGGACACGCAACAACTGATTAGATCAGTTCTGGATGGGTACAATGTGTGCATTTTTGCTTATGGTCAAACGGGATCAGGAAAAACCTTCACAATG TCGGGGCCTAAGGATCTCACAGAacaaagtcgaggggtaaactACAGGGCGTTAGGCGATTTATTCCTTCTTGCAGAGCAAAGAAAGGATACCTTCCTCTATGATGTGTCTGTGCAAATGATTGAGATATATAACGAGCAAGTTAGGGATCTCCTTGTTTCTGATGGTGTACACAAAAG ATTAGAAATTCGTAGTGCTTCTCAAGGACTATCAGTACCAGATGCAAGCCTGGTTCGTGTGACTTCAACTTCCGACGTCATTGATTTGATGAATCTTGGGCAAAAAAATCGTGCAGTGAGTGCAACAGCGCTCAATGACCGCAGTAGCCGCTCTCACAG CTGCCTAACCGTTCATGTCCAAGGAAGAGACTTGACTTCTGGAGCTATTCTCCGCGGTTGTATGCATTTGGTTGATCTTGCTGGAAGTGAGAGAGTAGACAAATCTGAAGTAACGGGAGATAGACTTAAAGAGGCACAACACATTAACAAGTCTCTCTCGGCTTTAGGTGATGTAATCTCTGCCTTGGCACAAAAGAATGCACACGTTCCATATCGTAACAGCAAACTTACACAACTCCTCCAAGACTCACTAG GTGGGCAAGCCAAAACATTGATGTTTGTTCACATAAGTCCTGAACCTGATGCTGTAGGAGAAACAATTAGCACACTTAAATTCGCAGAACGTGTTTCTACTGTTGAACTTGGTGCTGCCCGAGTAAATAAAGACACTACAGATGTCAAAGAGCTCAAAGAACAG ATTGCTAGTCTTAAAGCTGCCTTGGCAAGAAAAGAAACGGAATCGGTCTCCATGAGTCATAAGGTAACTAGCAGTCCATGTGGTTTGCAGTCATCACCTCTTCAATCTAATCCACAAGGGAGAGAAATGTTGGGGGATTCAAACATCCAGAGGAGAGCAATGGAGGATGTAGGCAACAGAGAG GTCTCTAGTAATTCTGCATTCAGCAGACAAAAGAGGCAAAGTTTTGATCTTGATGAGTTATTAGGAAATTcctctccctggccacctgtcAGCAGTCCTTCCGAAAACTATGTAGAAGATGATAATAACATGAGCTCGGGTGAGTGGGTAGATAAGGTCATGGTGAATAAACAGGACCATGCACGTGGATTTGGAAACTTGTTTGGATGTTGGGAATCCGAAAAAGGCAATGGTTCTGATGTACTTTATGAAAAATATCTTTCAGATTCATCTAAAGTATACCAAGAAAAATCAAGTAACCTTTTCCAAATGAGCAACCACTTTGACATCACTACTACTGAAGATTTAGATGAGTTTGATGCCACTACCAGTGATTCATCTGAGCCGGATTTGCTTTGGCAATTCAATAAttcaaaagttaacactttccCTAGTGTTGGGAATGGCTCAAAGATACAGAGACCAAATACAAAGCTGAGAAAGAGCCCAGAATCAAG GAATACGGTTCATAAAGTTGGTCCTCCGCTATCGCGACAGACAAGTGGAATTGGCCAAAATCAGCGGAATGGCAGGCAGGCCATGCCAGCTGAAATGAAGCGTAAAGCTGGGAGCAGGAAATAG
- the LOC132050655 gene encoding kinesin-like protein KIN-14I isoform X2, which translates to MAADGALSFSVASVVEDVLQQHGNRSRTLDLDARRAEEAATRRYEAAAWLRKVVGFVGAKDLPAEPSEEDFRLGLRSGIILCNVLNKMQPGAVPKVVESPVDSALIPDGAALSAYQYFENVRNFLVAAQELGIPSFEASDLEQGGKSSRVVNCVLGLKDFSEWKKTGGTGVWKFGGNVKSTTSAKQFLRKNSEPFSSSLSRSMSINEKSMNGEMSSSSLSNLVRAILIDKKPEEVPNLVESVLSKVVEEFEQRIASQIQLNKATPKESKVSCGNKFLQKHSSAGTKVDQRNVTIVKEENRIANEELKRRQMIQNTIVDQQQIDIKDLKQTLLTTKAGMQFMQMKFHEEMHNIGMHIHGLAHAASGYHRVLEENRKLYNQVQDLKGSIRVYCRVRPFLPGQSSYISNVDHIDDGSITIGVPSKNGKGRKSFNFNKVFGPSATQGEVFSDTQQLIRSVLDGYNVCIFAYGQTGSGKTFTMSGPKDLTEQSRGVNYRALGDLFLLAEQRKDTFLYDVSVQMIEIYNEQVRDLLVSDGVHKRLEIRSASQGLSVPDASLVRVTSTSDVIDLMNLGQKNRAVSATALNDRSSRSHSCLTVHVQGRDLTSGAILRGCMHLVDLAGSERVDKSEVTGDRLKEAQHINKSLSALGDVISALAQKNAHVPYRNSKLTQLLQDSLGGQAKTLMFVHISPEPDAVGETISTLKFAERVSTVELGAARVNKDTTDVKELKEQIASLKAALARKETESVSMSHKVTSSPCGLQSSPLQSNPQGREMLGDSNIQRRAMEDVGNREVSSNSAFSRQKRQSFDLDELLGNSSPWPPVSSPSENYVEDDNNMSSDSSKVYQEKSSNLFQMSNHFDITTTEDLDEFDATTSDSSEPDLLWQFNNSKVNTFPSVGNGSKIQRPNTKLRKSPESRNTVHKVGPPLSRQTSGIGQNQRNGRQAMPAEMKRKAGSRK; encoded by the exons ATGGCTGCTGATGGTGCATTGTCTTTCTCCGTGGCGTCTGTGGTGGAAGATGTTCTTCAGCAGCATGGAAACCGGTCAAGAACTCTTGATTTGGATGCCCGTCGAGCAGAGGAAGCAG CAACGAGGAGGTACGAAGCAGCAGCATGGCTGAGAAAGGTGGTGGGATTTGTGGGAGCAAAAGATTTACCAGCTGAGCCTTCTGAGGAAGACTTCAGGCTTGGCTTAAGGAGTGGAATAATTCTTTGCAATGTACTTAACAAAATGCAGCCTGGAGCTGTGCCCAAG GTTGTTGAAAGTCCGGTTGACTCTGCACTTATTCCTGATGGAGCAGCCTTGTCAGCATACCAGTACTTTGAGAATGTCCGTAATTTTTTGGTTGCTGCGCAAGAGTTGGGGATTCCTTCTTTTGAGGCATCTGATTTGGAACAG GGTGGAAAATCATCGAGGGTTGTCAACTGTGTTTTGGGACTTAAGGACTTCAGCGAATGGAAGAAGACAGGTGGAACTGGAGTCTGGAAATTTGGTGGGAATGTAAAATCCACAACATCAGCAAAACAATTTTTGCGCAAAAATTCTGAGCCATTCTCAAGTTCTCTATCAAGAAGTATGTCAATAAATGAGAAATCTATGAATGGTGAAATG TCTAGCTCTTCCTTAAGCAACCTTGTTCGTGCAATTCTGATTGATAAGAAGCCTGAAGAAGTTCCCAAT CTTGTGGAGTCAGTGCTGAGTAAGGTTGTTGAGGAGTTCGAGCAGCGCATTGCAAGCCAAATTCAACTG AACAAAGCAACTCCAAAGGAATCAAAAGTTTCTTGTGGTAACAAATTTCTTCAGAAACATTCTTCGGCCGGTACAAAG GTTGACCAAAGAAATGTAACAATAGTGAAAGAAGAGAATCGCATCGCCAATGAGGAACTTAAAAGAAGACAAATGATACAAAACACAATTGTTGACCAACAACAAATAGACATTAAG GACCTGAAGCAAACTCTTTTGACTACAAAAGCGGGCATGCAGTTCATGCAAATGAAGTTTCATGAGGAAATGCACAATATTG GCATGCACATACATGGCCTAGCACATGCAGCTTCTGGTTATCATAGAGTTCTTGAAGAAAATCGCAAGCTTTACAATCAAGTGCAAGACCTTAAAG GAAGCATAAGAGTATATTGTCGAGTAAGACCTTTTTTGCCCGGGCAATCAAGTTATATCAGTAATGTGGATCATATAGACGACGGTAGCATAACAATAGGTGTTCCATCAAAGAACGGGAAAGGAcgcaaatctttcaatttcaaTAAAGTATTTGGACCCTCCGCAACTCAAG GAGAGGTGTTTTCGGACACGCAACAACTGATTAGATCAGTTCTGGATGGGTACAATGTGTGCATTTTTGCTTATGGTCAAACGGGATCAGGAAAAACCTTCACAATG TCGGGGCCTAAGGATCTCACAGAacaaagtcgaggggtaaactACAGGGCGTTAGGCGATTTATTCCTTCTTGCAGAGCAAAGAAAGGATACCTTCCTCTATGATGTGTCTGTGCAAATGATTGAGATATATAACGAGCAAGTTAGGGATCTCCTTGTTTCTGATGGTGTACACAAAAG ATTAGAAATTCGTAGTGCTTCTCAAGGACTATCAGTACCAGATGCAAGCCTGGTTCGTGTGACTTCAACTTCCGACGTCATTGATTTGATGAATCTTGGGCAAAAAAATCGTGCAGTGAGTGCAACAGCGCTCAATGACCGCAGTAGCCGCTCTCACAG CTGCCTAACCGTTCATGTCCAAGGAAGAGACTTGACTTCTGGAGCTATTCTCCGCGGTTGTATGCATTTGGTTGATCTTGCTGGAAGTGAGAGAGTAGACAAATCTGAAGTAACGGGAGATAGACTTAAAGAGGCACAACACATTAACAAGTCTCTCTCGGCTTTAGGTGATGTAATCTCTGCCTTGGCACAAAAGAATGCACACGTTCCATATCGTAACAGCAAACTTACACAACTCCTCCAAGACTCACTAG GTGGGCAAGCCAAAACATTGATGTTTGTTCACATAAGTCCTGAACCTGATGCTGTAGGAGAAACAATTAGCACACTTAAATTCGCAGAACGTGTTTCTACTGTTGAACTTGGTGCTGCCCGAGTAAATAAAGACACTACAGATGTCAAAGAGCTCAAAGAACAG ATTGCTAGTCTTAAAGCTGCCTTGGCAAGAAAAGAAACGGAATCGGTCTCCATGAGTCATAAGGTAACTAGCAGTCCATGTGGTTTGCAGTCATCACCTCTTCAATCTAATCCACAAGGGAGAGAAATGTTGGGGGATTCAAACATCCAGAGGAGAGCAATGGAGGATGTAGGCAACAGAGAG GTCTCTAGTAATTCTGCATTCAGCAGACAAAAGAGGCAAAGTTTTGATCTTGATGAGTTATTAGGAAATTcctctccctggccacctgtcAGCAGTCCTTCCGAAAACTATGTAGAAGATGATAATAACATGAGCTCGG ATTCATCTAAAGTATACCAAGAAAAATCAAGTAACCTTTTCCAAATGAGCAACCACTTTGACATCACTACTACTGAAGATTTAGATGAGTTTGATGCCACTACCAGTGATTCATCTGAGCCGGATTTGCTTTGGCAATTCAATAAttcaaaagttaacactttccCTAGTGTTGGGAATGGCTCAAAGATACAGAGACCAAATACAAAGCTGAGAAAGAGCCCAGAATCAAG GAATACGGTTCATAAAGTTGGTCCTCCGCTATCGCGACAGACAAGTGGAATTGGCCAAAATCAGCGGAATGGCAGGCAGGCCATGCCAGCTGAAATGAAGCGTAAAGCTGGGAGCAGGAAATAG
- the LOC132050656 gene encoding probable polygalacturonase isoform X2: MTDNKFMKGLVMLVLLLGLSHSIEHTEAQFDGQCNFNKPLKPRPHSASVLDFGAVGDGETLNTVAFQNAIFYLKSFADKGGAQLYVPAGKWLTGSIKLTSHLTLFLEKEAVILGSQDYAHWDIVEALPSYGRGIEAPDGRYRSLISGNNLTDVVITGNNGTLDGQGSVWWEQFSAHSLNYTRPHLVEFVRSKDVVVSNLTFLNAPAWNIRPVYCSNVVVQNITVHSPANSPYTYGVVPDSSEHVCIENSNISMGHDAVVLKSGWDEYGISYGKPTSNVHVRGVRLQSFAGAGVALGSEMSGGISNVLVEHVDLHDSLFGIELKTARGRGGYIKDIIVMDVVMKNVQVGIEATGQCDSHPDEKFNSSALPVVSGITFKDIVGTNVSTAGKFIGLSESPFTSICLSNVTFSISSNPSTPWLCSDVSGSSRNVSPEPCPELESSFSSTTSTCFALLRHPSNQVAVS; the protein is encoded by the exons ATGACAGATAACAAATTCATGAAGGGTCTAGTAA TGCTAGTTTTGTTATTGGGATTAAGTCACAGTATAGAACATACTGAAGCTCAATTTGACGGACAATGCAATTTCAACAAGCCTCTGAAACCCAGACCTCACAGTGCATCAGTGTTGGACTTTGGTGCTGTGGGTGATGGAGAGACTCTAAATACTGTGGCCTTCCAGAATGCCATTTTCTATCTTAAGTCCTTCGCTGACAAAGGTGGGGCCCAGCTCTATGTTCCAGCTGGCAAGTGGCTGACTGGAAGCATAAAGCTTACCAGTCACCTTACTCTCTTCCTCGAAAAAGAAGCCGTTATTTTGGGATCACAG GATTATGCTCATTGGGATATAGTTGAAGCCTTACCTTCCTATGGACGAGGTATTGAGGCACCAGATGGAAGATATCGCAGCTTGATTTCTGGAAATAATTTAACTGATGTTGTGATAACAG GTAATAATGGAACGCTTGACGGCCAGGGTTCTGTATGGTGGGAGCAATTCAGTGCCCATTCTTTAAATTATACTCGACCACACCTAGTAGAATTTGTTCGCTCCAAAGATGTTGTCGTTTCAAACTTGACTTTCCTGAATGCTCCGGCCTGGAATATTCGCCCGGTATATTGCAG TAATGTTGTGGTTCAGAATATAACAGTTCATTCTCCAGCTAACTCCCCATATACCTATGGGGTAGTCCCAG ATTCTTCGGAGCATGTGTGCATTGAGAACAGCAACATTAGCATGGGTCACGACGCTGTTGTTCTCAAAAGCGGTTGGGATGAGTACGGGATTTCCTATGGgaaacctacctcgaatgtccATGTCCGAGGGGTTAGGCTTCAGTCTTTTGCAGGTGCTGGTGTGGCTTTGGGTAGTGAGATGTCTGGCGGTATCTCTAATGTGCTAGTAGAGCATGTTGACTTGCATGATTCCCTTTTTGGGATTGAGCTGAAGACGGCGAGAGGAAGGGGTGGTTATATCAAAGATATTATCGTTATGGATGtggttatgaaaaatgtgcAAGTGGGAATTGAGGCCACCGGTCAATGTGATTCTCATCCGGACGAGAAATTCAATTCTTCTGCACTTCCCGTTGTTAGTGGTATCACTTTTAAGGACATTGTTGGCACAAATGTTTCCACAGCAGGCAAATTCATTGGATTATCTGAATCTCCATTTACTTCAATATGTCTATCAAATGTCACCTTTTCCATTTCTTCCAACCCTTCTACACCATGGCTATGCTCTGATGTATCCGGTTCGTCTCGAAATGTGTCTCCTGAACCATGTCCCGAGCTCGAGAGCTCATTTTCTAGTACTACCTCAACTTGCTTCGCCCTCTTACGCCACCCTTCCAATCAAGTTGCGGTTTCGTGA